Proteins encoded in a region of the Neodiprion virginianus isolate iyNeoVirg1 chromosome 2, iyNeoVirg1.1, whole genome shotgun sequence genome:
- the LOC124296998 gene encoding neuropeptide-like 4 has product MFKLFVLAALVAVAAAAPAPGLVSAPVVSAYSAPAVVGAVPVASPYSALPAYSGYASPLAYSAYSAYSPYAYRSAYVSPLSYY; this is encoded by the exons ATGTTCAAGCTG TTCGTTCTCGCCGCCCTCGTGGCCGTCGCTGCCGCTGCCCCAGCTCCGGGTTTGGTATCAGCTCCAGTCGTGTCGGCATATTCCGCTCCCGCGGTCGTCGGCGCCGTTCCTGTGGCTAGTCCCTATTCCGCACTGCCGGCCTACAGCGGCTATGCGTCTCCTCTGGCATACTCTGCCTACTCTGCCTACTCTCCGTACGCCTACAGGTCTGCCTACGTCAGCCCTCTCAGTTACTACTAG
- the LOC124296993 gene encoding uncharacterized protein LOC124296993, producing the protein MEESTRLTNARSRVSRKHNRRSEFIDECSTDSGCNNSGSSGSGERICGGERSPRRHNYLKLRGHSATSYSQERLPRSFGSCNRDRHSSKSSRSWSPSDDQDSTDYDQSSPHSSSSFDDRRSDSDSTTKQSSTIDTLRRAFRTLKVSLRETKGKKHAKKSRKSILRSPVSYTYVRGLSGLPTHRVPRNSTPKTILPCVRQKIIGLNR; encoded by the coding sequence ATGGAGGAATCGACGAGGCTGACGAACGCGAGGAGTCGAGTTTCCCGAAAGCACAACCGGCGCTCGGAATTCATCGACGAATGCAGCACGGACAGCGGATGCAACAACAGCGGAAGCAGCGGAAGCGGTGAGCGTATTTGCGGAGGCGAAAGATCACCGCGTCGTCACAATTACCTGAAGCTACGCGGCCATTCCGCAACGTCCTACTCGCAGGAGCGGCTGCCCCGCAGTTTCGGAAGCTGCAACAGGGACAGGCACAGCAGTAAATCATCGAGATCCTGGAGCCCGAGTGACGACCAAGATTCCACCGACTACGATCAGTCCTCACCGCACTCATCGAGTTCCTTCGACGATCGCAGGAGCGACAGCGATTCGACGACGAAGCAATCCTCGACCATCGACACACTCCGCAGGGCCTTCCGGACCCTCAAGGTATCGTTGCGCGAAACGAAGGGGAAAAAACACGCgaaaaaatcacgaaagaGCATACTGAGAAGCCCAGTTTCCTACACCTACGTGCGGGGCCTTTCCGGACTCCCGACTCACCGTGTGCCCAGAAATTCAACACCGAAGACAATACTGCCGTGCGTACGTCAAAAGATTATCGGATTGAACCGGTAG
- the LOC124296997 gene encoding cuticle protein 16.5-like produces the protein MFKLCILLAVVASALTAPAPAPGLVAAPLAAVPAPYVTAASSQVIARNYNTLAAAPLAAYTAPLAYSAPLAAPLAYSTHAVAPALSAYAAAPVFY, from the exons ATGTTCAAGCTG TGCATTCTTCTCGCTGTCGTGGCCAGCGCACTCACCGCACCCGCACCAGCACCCGGCCTCGTCGCCGCACCATTAGCCGCAGTTCCGGCTCCGTATGTGACCGCCGCCAGCAGCCAGGTCATCGCCAGGAACTACAACACCTTGGCCGCCGCTCCTCTCGCCGCTTACACCGCCCCCCTCGCCTACTCCGCGCCCCTGGCTGCACCCCTGGCTTACAGCACCCACGCTGTAGCTCCGGCACTTTCGGCTTACGCGGCCGCCCCCGTGTTCTACTGA
- the LOC124296996 gene encoding cuticle protein 38-like produces MFKLACLFAFVAAVSAGHLAVAPVVAAAVPAAPFVTARSSQSIARNYNTLAAAPLAYTAPAAVAAPLAYAAPAAALPAKLAYAAPAFAAPLTYAAPAALPAPLAYTAPVAHVSPYAAAAPLILKK; encoded by the exons ATGTTCAAGCTCGCG TGTCTCTTCGCCTTCGTGGCCGCCGTTTCAGCCGGACATCTTGCAGTGGCTCCTGTCGTAGCTGCGGCAGTTCCGGCTGCACCTTTCGTAACGGCCCGAAGCAGCCAGAGCATAGCGAGGAATTACAACACCCTGGCTGCCGCCCCCCTGGCCTACACAGCCCCCGCGGCCGTGGCCGCCCCCTTGGCCTACGCCGCCCCCGCAGCAGCTCTTCCTGCCAAGCTCGCCTACGCCGCCCCGGCCTTCGCTGCCCCCCTGACTTACGCCGCCCCTGCAGCCCTGCCAGCTCCTCTGGCTTACACCGCCCCAGTTGCTCACGTGTCGCCGTACGCCGCCGCTGCCCCTCTGATCCTGAAGAAATAG